A genomic segment from Desulfonatronum lacustre DSM 10312 encodes:
- a CDS encoding DUF1016 N-terminal domain-containing protein: protein MLLYWQIGRDILTRQADQGWGAKVIARLAHDLPNAFPEMKGFSRANLMYMRAFAEAWPDEQIVQQAVGQLPWGHNLVLLTKLKDREKRLAYARKTIENAWSRNVLVMQIETRLLEQPGQGTDQLRPAPAQTAIRPCPRVIEGPLSVRFSRSDRRGPGARN from the coding sequence GTGCTGCTTTACTGGCAGATCGGCCGTGATATTCTGACTCGGCAGGCCGATCAGGGCTGGGGGGCCAAGGTCATTGCCCGACTGGCCCACGATCTGCCCAATGCCTTTCCGGAGATGAAAGGCTTCTCCCGCGCCAATCTCATGTATATGCGAGCATTTGCCGAGGCTTGGCCGGACGAGCAAATTGTCCAACAGGCTGTTGGACAATTGCCGTGGGGGCACAATCTGGTCCTGCTTACCAAACTCAAGGATCGTGAAAAAAGGCTGGCCTATGCGCGGAAAACCATCGAGAACGCCTGGTCGCGCAATGTGCTGGTAATGCAGATCGAGACCCGCCTTCTGGAGCAGCCAGGGCAAGGCACTGACCAACTTCGACCAGCGCCTGCCCAAACCGCAATCCGACCTTGCCCGCGAGTCATTGAAGGACCCCTATCGGTTCGATTTTCTCGGTCTGACCGACGAGGCCCAGGAGCGCGCAATTGA